CAAGAATGGGCATCTTGCCCGTCATTATACAAGAACAGGCAAGGATGCCCGTCCCACAAGATAGTAGAATTTTTCTTTGACAGTTTTCTTATTCATAGAGCTAATTCTCGAACAATAATGCCTTCTTTAAAAATTGCTAACTACCACTCATCAATCTAACAGGTCTTCTGCGAGATTGTTGAATTTTAAAGAAGCATTGTGAAATGGCAAGACGGGGAGGCGAAATGCAAAAATTGCACCGTGAGGACTGCGATTTTCTGCCCAGATTGTACCCCCATGGGCTGCAATTATCTGACGAGTTAAATATAACCCCAATCCCGAACCTTTTGCATGACGATCGCTGTGTCCTTGATAAAATCGCTCAAACAGATGTGGTAGTTCTTCTGGGGTAATTCCCGCCCCGGTATCCATGACTTTAGCCGTTTGATAAGAAGAACCAGGTTCCAGCACAACTTCTATTTTGCCACCTCTAGGAGTGTGGTTAATGGCATTGGTGAGAAGATTGGTGAAAACTCGTTGCAACTGGAAAGCATCTCCTTCAACCCAGAGGTACTTGCGAAAGTCTGATTCCCCATAGTTAAATGTAATGTAAACTCGACGACTAGAAGCTAGCCCAATCAAGGTTGTGGCGGCTTCCTCCGCAATGACAACCAAATTAACTGGTGCCAACTCTAACTTTAACCCCTCTAGGTCGTTACGATAAACATCTAAAAGCGTTTCTACCATTTGTAAACTGGTTTGATGACTGCGAATCATGGTAGCGATGACTTTCTTTTGTGCGGAAACCACAGGACCAAAATTTTCTCGCTCCAATGCTTGCAAGGTTTCAATTGCCCCAAGTAAGGGAGTTTTTAGGTCGTGGGTTAAAGTAGAAGCAAAGTCTTCTCGCACGCTAGCTAGTTTTTCTTGAGCTTGAAGTTTTGCTTGTTGTTGTAAGAGGACTTTTTGGTAAACTCGGTTGCGATCGCTCAGAATACTAGTGACCACGAGTGCTACGATAGCAATTAATCTGCTTGCAATTGTGGAGAAGCTCACAACGTCGTTCCCCGGAACCCAAATGTTGACCATCGTAAGAAAACACGCCGCCAGAGTGACTTGTATTGTTGCCATTCGATTGAAGCGAGGATTTGCCAATAGAATAGGCGCAATGTAGAGGTAACCGAATACGTAGTCTGGCGGAGTTACAAACTCTAGCAGCCCAACAATAGCAAACATCGCAACAATGAGACAGAATGTACGCCAACGAGGGTCTGTGACATAAATAGCAAGTTTAAAAGGTACCATTTATAGGAATCCTATATGATTTTTGTCCAGAACCCTGACTTCTTAAAGAAGTCGGGGTTCTAAATTTTCATGCAATCGATAGATAAATTTAAAAAACTATTTACTAAAGCTAACAAATTTTCAAATTTTTAGCATTTTTTAGTTTAAAATGCTAAATTCATTTGACATTTTATCTGTTCTATACTTGTAGATATATATGTGTTTAGTGAACTAAACGAGTTCTGGGTAAAGAAGTATATCCTAATGCATAACCAAGTAATAAATGTAAATTTATATCTTGTCATTTGTTAATAAAAGCTCCATGATTAAATTGAAGTATGCAATTTTTTTTATGTGAGTTGTTAGCTTTTTAACGGCAAAATACTTTTTTCTGAGATTTAGAACAACAGACTTACTAATATTGGAGTTTGATTAAACTCATGTTACAGGGATGGATTCAAATTGTATTAACGCTACTGATTGTGGTAGCGATTACACCCTTTTTTGGACGTTATATAGCGCGTGTCTTTCAGGAGCAAAGCACATTTCTCGACCCTTTTTTAAACCCAGTTGAGCGAGTCCTTTATTCTTTGGTTGGGGTTAGAGCCAAAGAAGACATGACGGGACTGCAGTATGCACGAGCAATTGTATACAGCAATATAGTGATGGCATTGCTGATATTCTTCATCATTATGAGTCAGGGATGGCTGCCTTTCAATCCAACGGGTGTAGGTGCGCCTACGTGGGATACAGCATTGCATACCACCATCTCCTTTATCACCAATACCAACCAGCAGCATTACTCTGGGGAAACCTACATGAGCTATGCCAGCCAAATGTGGGGATTGGGGTATCATATGTTTACCTCAGCAGCAACGGGTTTGGCAGTTGGCATTGCTTTTATTCGTGGGTTAACGGGTAGACCGTTGGGTAACTTTTATGTAGACTTAATTCGGGCAATTACTCGGATTTTACTGCCTATTAGCATTGTCGGCACCATCGTTCTAATTGCGGCTGGTATTCCAGAAACTCTAGCTGGTCCTGTTGTAGTTCCTACCTTAGAAAACCCTACCATCAGTCAAGCGATCGCTCGCGGTCCTGTTGCCCATTATGAAATCATCAAAGAACTAGGTGAAAATGGCGGTGGCTTTTTTGCTATCAACTCAGCACACCCATTTGAAAATCCAAATGGCTTCACCAACCTCATCCAGCTTGTGGCAATTCTTTCAATACCTGCTTCACTCATTTACACATACGGTATCTTTGCCAATAATCTTAAACAAGCTTGGTTAGTTTATAGCATTCCGGTGGCAATTCTCATAGCCTTTGTCATTGTTACAGCCATTGGTGAATTCAATGGTAATCCTGCTGTAAATGCGATCTTAGGCAGTTCACAACCAAATTTAGAGGGTAAGGAAGTCCGATTTGGTTGGGCGCAATCTGCTTTATATGCAGCAATTACCACCGCAAGTATGTGTGGTGCTGTGAATAGCTTGCATGACTCATTTATGCCTAATGGTGGGTTCGTAACTCTCTCCAATATGTTCCTTCAAATTGTCTTTGGAGGACAAGGTACGGGAACAGCTTACCTTTTTGCATACCTCATTTTGGCAGTCTTCGTGACAGGTTTGATGGTAGGACGGACACCAGAATTTTTAGGGCGCAAAATAGAAAAGCGTGAAGTGGTGCTGGCAAGTTTTCTAATTCTTTTAGTTCACCCAATCGCCATTCTCATACCCTCCGGAATTACCTTAGCATTTCCCGACCAACTTGCAGGAATTAGCAATCCGGGCTTCCATGGTTTTGCTCAGGTTATCTATGAATACGCCTCAGCTGCTGCTAATAACGGTTCTGGATTTGAAGGTTTAGGCGATTCACAACCATCACCTATCGCGATCGCAACAGGTGCAAAAACGACTGCAACTGCCCTATGGTGGAACCTAAGCACTTGCTTCAGTTTGTTAGCAGGAAGGTATATTCCCATCATCGGTTTGCTGTTCCTAGCAGATAGTATGTCTCGAAAACAGCTTGTTCCCTTTACCTCTGGTACATTGCGTACTGACACTGGATTATTTACAGGTGTCACAGCAGGTGTAATTTTAATCTTAGGCGCACTAACCTTCTTTCCAGTGTTAGCCTTCGGACCAATTGGGGAAGCGTTTTTTATTAAAGGATAAATTGCCCTCATCCCCAACCCTTCTCCCAAAGGGAGAAGGGAGCGGTGAATTCTTGTCCCCTCTCCCAAAGGGAGAGGGCTAGGGTGAGGGCTAATCTTAAGGGTTTAACTAGGTTCATACATTGATTCAGCAACGCCGAATGGTATTTATTCCTTTGGCAATTTGTATTTCATACTTCATACATATGCAAACCTCTACCGAGCCATCATCATCATCTCGTCCGCCCCGTACTCCCCAAGGAAGCCGAGACTCGCGCAGACACACCCCTAAAGCAGATATGCGGGGACTCTATCAAAGGGCAATTAAAGAGTCATTTGTCAAGCTCAATCCTCGAATTGCTATTAAAAACCCAGTCATGTTTATCGTCTGGGTAGGTACAATTGTCACTTTTTTAGTCACTCTTGACCCGAATCTATTTGGTACCATACAAGCAGATACAAACCAACAACGCTTGTTAAATGGGTTAATTACCTTGATTTTATTTTTCACAGTTCTGTTTGCTAACTTTGCAGAAGCTGTTGCAGAAGGACGTGGAAAAGCACAAGCAGATTCTTTGCGATCGACAAGAACTGATACTGTTGCGCGTAAAGTCTTGACAGATGGCAATGTACAGGAAGTTAATTCCACAGAACTGCGACGGGGTGATATCGTCAAGGTTATAGCAGGAGATATGGTTCCTGCTGATGGAGAAGTGATTAAGGGTCTGGGATCGGTTGACGAATCTGCAATTACTGGGGAATCCGCGCCCGTACTCAAACAACCAGGTACAGATATTGCCAGTTCGGTGACAGGAGGTACGCGCCTGTTATCCGACGAATTGACCATTCGCATTACAGCCGATCCGGGTCAAGGCTTTATCGATCGCATGATTTCTCTGGTAGAAGGAGCAGAACGTTCAAAAACTCCCAACGAAATTGCTCTTACAGTACTCCTCGCAGTTTTAACCCAAGTCTTTTTAATAGTAGTATCAACGATTCCGCCCTTTGCTGGTTTTATTGCCAATTTTGTGAATACCGTCTACGGTGCTGAAGCTGGAAACAGCTTGCGTGCTGGTGCTAGTATTGCCATCTTGATCTCTCTACTAGTTGCTTTGATTCCCACCACAATTGGTGGATTGCTAAGTGCTATTGGGATCGCCGGGATGGATAGAGTCGCTCAGTTTAACGTGATAGCAACATCTGGTCGTGCGGTGGAGGCTTGCGGTGATATCAACACACTGGTACTGGATAAAACTGGTACTATCACCTTGGGTAACCGCATGGCTGACGAATTTATACCTATCAACGGTCACTCAGTAGAAGACGTAGCAAAAGTTGCCCTTGCTGCTAGTGTGTTTGATGAGACGCCAGAAGGTAAATCTATCGTAGGGCTTGCTGAAAGACTTCGGGCTGGAAAAGATTTTGATACCAATAACGCTGAAGGTGTAGAATTTTCTGCCAAAACCCGCATGAGTGGTACCAATTTACCTAATGGCAAACAAGTTCGTAAAGGAGCAGTAGATGCCATTAAAGGGTTTGTCCGTTCTCGTAGTGGTAACGTTCCTGATGAATTAGATGCAGCCTACGAGCGAGTTTCTCGATTGGGCGGTACACCATTGGCTGTGTGTCAGGATAATGAGATCTATGGCGTCATTTACCTCAAAGATATTGTCAAACCGGGCTTGCGAGAACGATTCGACCAACTCCGTAGGATGGGAGTCAAGACCATTATGCTTACAGGTGATAACCGAATTACAGCATCAGTTATTGCTGAAGAAGCAGGGGTAGATGATTTCATTGCTGAAGCAACTCCAGAAGACAAAATAGAAGTCATTCGCACCGAACAATCTCAAGGCAAACTCGTTGCGATGACCGGAGATGGTACCAATGACGCACCAGCACTTGCTCAAGCAAACGTGGGTTTAGCAATGAACTCCGGTACGCAAGCTGCTAAAGAAGCGGCTAACATGGTGGACTTAGACTCTGACCCCACCAAATTGATTGACTTAGTCACAATTGGTAAACAGTTGCTGATTACTCGCGGAGCATTGACAACTTTCTCTATTGCAAACGATATTGCAAAGTATTTTGCCATTATTCCCACCATCTTTGCAGCAGCAGGAATTGGCGCATTGAACATCATGGGTTTAAAGAGCGCTCAATCTGCTATAATCTCGGCGCTGATTTACAATGCCCTGATTATCCCAGTACTGATACCCCTTGCTTTAAAAGGTGTGAAGTTCCGTCCCTTGAAGGCAGATCAGTTGCTAAGACGCAACATCTTTATCTATGGATTGGGTGGCATCATTGCGCCTTTCATTGCTATTAAATTGATAGATATTATCTTGCCATTGTCTTGAAACAGTGACCAGTGACCAGTGACCAGTGACCAGTGACCATCAACCACTAACAA
This genomic interval from Scytonema hofmannii PCC 7110 contains the following:
- a CDS encoding sensor histidine kinase, with amino-acid sequence MVPFKLAIYVTDPRWRTFCLIVAMFAIVGLLEFVTPPDYVFGYLYIAPILLANPRFNRMATIQVTLAACFLTMVNIWVPGNDVVSFSTIASRLIAIVALVVTSILSDRNRVYQKVLLQQQAKLQAQEKLASVREDFASTLTHDLKTPLLGAIETLQALERENFGPVVSAQKKVIATMIRSHQTSLQMVETLLDVYRNDLEGLKLELAPVNLVVIAEEAATTLIGLASSRRVYITFNYGESDFRKYLWVEGDAFQLQRVFTNLLTNAINHTPRGGKIEVVLEPGSSYQTAKVMDTGAGITPEELPHLFERFYQGHSDRHAKGSGLGLYLTRQIIAAHGGTIWAENRSPHGAIFAFRLPVLPFHNASLKFNNLAEDLLD
- the kdpB gene encoding potassium-transporting ATPase subunit KdpB; its protein translation is MQTSTEPSSSSRPPRTPQGSRDSRRHTPKADMRGLYQRAIKESFVKLNPRIAIKNPVMFIVWVGTIVTFLVTLDPNLFGTIQADTNQQRLLNGLITLILFFTVLFANFAEAVAEGRGKAQADSLRSTRTDTVARKVLTDGNVQEVNSTELRRGDIVKVIAGDMVPADGEVIKGLGSVDESAITGESAPVLKQPGTDIASSVTGGTRLLSDELTIRITADPGQGFIDRMISLVEGAERSKTPNEIALTVLLAVLTQVFLIVVSTIPPFAGFIANFVNTVYGAEAGNSLRAGASIAILISLLVALIPTTIGGLLSAIGIAGMDRVAQFNVIATSGRAVEACGDINTLVLDKTGTITLGNRMADEFIPINGHSVEDVAKVALAASVFDETPEGKSIVGLAERLRAGKDFDTNNAEGVEFSAKTRMSGTNLPNGKQVRKGAVDAIKGFVRSRSGNVPDELDAAYERVSRLGGTPLAVCQDNEIYGVIYLKDIVKPGLRERFDQLRRMGVKTIMLTGDNRITASVIAEEAGVDDFIAEATPEDKIEVIRTEQSQGKLVAMTGDGTNDAPALAQANVGLAMNSGTQAAKEAANMVDLDSDPTKLIDLVTIGKQLLITRGALTTFSIANDIAKYFAIIPTIFAAAGIGALNIMGLKSAQSAIISALIYNALIIPVLIPLALKGVKFRPLKADQLLRRNIFIYGLGGIIAPFIAIKLIDIILPLS
- the kdpA gene encoding potassium-transporting ATPase subunit KdpA, with the translated sequence MLQGWIQIVLTLLIVVAITPFFGRYIARVFQEQSTFLDPFLNPVERVLYSLVGVRAKEDMTGLQYARAIVYSNIVMALLIFFIIMSQGWLPFNPTGVGAPTWDTALHTTISFITNTNQQHYSGETYMSYASQMWGLGYHMFTSAATGLAVGIAFIRGLTGRPLGNFYVDLIRAITRILLPISIVGTIVLIAAGIPETLAGPVVVPTLENPTISQAIARGPVAHYEIIKELGENGGGFFAINSAHPFENPNGFTNLIQLVAILSIPASLIYTYGIFANNLKQAWLVYSIPVAILIAFVIVTAIGEFNGNPAVNAILGSSQPNLEGKEVRFGWAQSALYAAITTASMCGAVNSLHDSFMPNGGFVTLSNMFLQIVFGGQGTGTAYLFAYLILAVFVTGLMVGRTPEFLGRKIEKREVVLASFLILLVHPIAILIPSGITLAFPDQLAGISNPGFHGFAQVIYEYASAAANNGSGFEGLGDSQPSPIAIATGAKTTATALWWNLSTCFSLLAGRYIPIIGLLFLADSMSRKQLVPFTSGTLRTDTGLFTGVTAGVILILGALTFFPVLAFGPIGEAFFIKG